From the genome of Deinococcus betulae:
TGAGGCCGAAGACGCCCCTCAATTCCACTGGCGCTGCCCACTTTTATAGACACTCACTTCGTTCGCCCCGGAGAAGTCGAGGAGTTCCTCGACCGTTAGCATCGGAGGCGCTCGCTACGATTCTGGACACGCGGAGTTGTGAGCCAGAGGCCAGTCGCTGTATTGAGACGGTAGCCTCCATGAACTAAATGGTGACGCTGGCCATCCTCACTGCGATGGAAGACCGCTGTGAGCCAATCGCCTACCTCAGCGTGAGGAAGAACAGTGCCCGTTGGAGTCGCCTGGTAAGAGATCGCCTGAGAGCAACAGGGACTCCAGACATGGACTGGACCTGCCGGCACTTGCCCGGTTTATTGACTTTCAGACCGCACCCGTCCAGCCTGTCACAGCCTCCGGTCAGCTTGAGACGCTACAGTGCCGCGAAGTGAAGCGTGCTGCCGTCCTCCTGTTCTCTGTGCTGTGCGCTGCCAGTGTTTCTGCGGGCGCCCTGACCCCACCCCCCCCGTCTCTGGATATTCCAGCCACCCCGCCCGCATGGGTGTCGCTGGGCGCCCCGGACGCGCCGTCATGGCTTCAGGCGCCGGCCACCTGCGCGGCGCGGCCCTGCTCGCTGGTGGTCGTGTCGCACCCGCGCGGCCAGAGCGCCGAGCGGCTGCGTGACAGCCCGCAGGTGGGCGTACTCACCAGCACGCTGCTGCAGGGCGGCTTTGCGGTGCTGCTGAGCAGCGACGGCGGACCCGCCACCTGGGGCAGCCCAGCAGCCCTGAGCGAACTGGGGGCCACCCACGCGGCGGCCACGCGCCGCTTTGCCTGGAATGGCCGCACTTTCGCCCTGGGCCTGAGTATGGGCGGCCTGATGGCGCTGCGCAGCGCCCTGCCTGGCGCGCCCTATCCCGTCAGCGGCCTGGCCCTGATTGACGCCTGGGTGGATCTGGACCAAGCCTACGGCACGGCCGTAACGCGCCGCACCGAGATTCAGACGGCCTACACAGTCAGCGGCGCCCTGCCGGCGGCCCTGAATCCGCTGGTGGCCGCCCAGACGGCGCCGCGCCAGCCCCTCCTGACGGTGTTTAGCGAGGAAGACCAGACCGTACCCCACGCCACCAACAGCGCGCGGCTGTTCGAGGTTTTTGGACGTCACCCCGATAGCGTGCAGCTGCGTGTCAGCGGCGCTCACCTGGGCGGGAACCGCTTCACGCCAGAGCTGGGCGCCCATCTGGCCGCCTTCTTTGGGCGCCTGGAAGCCCGACCCCCAGCGCCGACCGAAGTGCCGATGTTGCGCTCCAGGTGACAGGGGCTGTTATCTCACCCAAAGATTGGCGGTGTTGGACACTATGGCTGGCAGATCTAACGCCCGACCAGAAGCGGTGTCAATGAGAACGATCTGCACCGACAGCAGGTATTTCCCCGGTGGCAGCCCGGCCTCTCGAATGGGTGACAGCGGACTCTTGAACGTCTGCCAGGTGCCGCGCGCGGTGTTTACACTCAGCCCCACCTCGGCACACAAGGTCTGGCGGTTGGGGTACATCAGCAGGCCCTTACCCTGCCGGTCAAAGACGGTGTAGCGCACCTGGCAGATGCCGGTGAGCAAGAATCGGCCTGGGTTTTCCAAGCCTTTGACCTTAACGGTCAGGAGGGAGTCCTGGGCGCCAGGCTCCACGACACCAGGAATAAACACCTGCACCAACGCAGGCTGGTTGGCCGTAGTGACCGCCTCCGCCTGACCACCGACCAGCAGCCCGCCGACCACGCCCATAAGGCTGAGGCGCTTCCAGACAGTCAGGGTTAGCACGGCTGCATTCTGCCGCCCGAAGGTGAGGAGACCCGGACCAGCACCAAGAGCAGGCGGGCCCCCTTCTACGCTGGTGCCCGCCCTCTCCTGTTCTTTATCTAAATCGCCAGGCCCTGTGCGTGGGCGCTGACCTCTTTGCTCTCGTACTGCCCCGGCGGCAGGCCAATGGTGGGCATGTTCGCCTCGAACTCATCACTCCAGCCCACCTCAGCCAGCGCCTTTTTCCAGGCGCCGATGCTCTCGCTGCGGTAAATCTGATAGGCGGCCATCCCCACTTCGGGACCGCCGCGCGCAATCACGCTTTCGACCCAGGCCCATTTGGCCGACACGTTGCGCAGTTCGGCGGTGGTACGCAGTTCCTTCTGAATGCGCTTCATGCGTTTTTCGATGGTCTGCACGCCTGCAAAGGGGTCAGCAAAGTGGGGCGTATGGCGCTTGGGCACAAAGGGACTGATACCCAGCGCAATCCGGTTGATGCCGGCCAGTTCCTTCGTGAACGAGATCAGCTCGGTGATGTCGTCGTCGGTTTCTGGTCCCAGGCCAATCATCATGTAGACCTTGATGCCCTTAAAGCCCAGGTTCCGGCTGATGTGCGCGGTCTTGAGCAGGTCCTCGGTGGTGATGCCCTTTTTCAGCCAGCGGCGCAGGCGTTCGCTGGGGGCGTCGCTGGCGACCGTGAAGGTGCGCAGGCCGCCCGCCTTGAGAATCTCGGCCAGTTCGGCGTCCACGGTATCGGCGCGGATGCTGGACACGCCCAGCTTGATGCCGCGCTCGGTCAGGGTGCGGCCCACGTACTTGGTGTGCGGGAAGTCCGACAGGGCCGCGCCCACCAGCCCCACCTTTTCGACCCAGTCGGGAATGGTGTCCAGCAGTTCCTGGGCCTGATTGTTGCGGTTGGGGCCGTACATGGTGCGGGCCAGGCAAAAGGTGCAGGGGCGCGGGCAGCCGCGCTGGGCTTCCACCAGAAACATGTTGCTCAGCTCGCTGTGCGGCGTGACAATCTGGCTGTAGGCTGGCAGCAGTTCCTTGGGCGCGGTGGCCCACTTGGGTTCATGGGCGTGCCGCGCCGGCAAGAAGACACCAGGCATTCCGTCCACGAGGTCGTAAAAGTCCTCGCGGGAGGTCGCTTCGCGCAGCGCCTCGCTGATGACTGGCACAATCTGTTCGCCGTCCCCAATGATGATGATGTCGGCAAACGGGGTCAGCGGGTAAGGGTTGGACGAGGTAAACGGCCCGCCAATCATGACGAGCGCGTCAGAGTCACTCCGTTCCTCACGCAGGGGCCGCAGGCCCGCCACATCCAGCGTGCGGATGATGTTGGTCAGGTCCAGCTCAAACGACACGCTCAGGGCGAAAAGTTCGCAGTCGCCAGCGTCGCGCCCGGTTTCCACGGTGGGCAGCGCCTGGCCAGTACGCTCGAAAGCCTCGACATCGTCAGGAAGAAAGGCGCGCTCGCAGGCCACCCCTTCTTCCTGATTGAACATGCGGTAAATGACCTGATAGCCCAACGACGCCATCCCCACCGAGTACCGGTTGGGAAAGGCCAGCGTCACGCGGATGGGGGCCTGTTTGAAGAGGGTGCCGGTTTCGGCCTCCAGCAGGGGTTTAATTGCAGTGCGCCAGTAACTCAAAAGTCCTCCGGTGGGGCGTGGCCCGCGCCGGAAAGAAAGGCCGTGAAAAGCAGCGGAAGAAGCTGAACCTCAGGCGGCGGCGCGCGTCACAATCTGCGATTCTAACGGATTTTCGCCGCCCAACTGAAGCGCGGGTTACGCCGAAGCCGGGGGCGCAGCACGGCATGCCCCTCTAGAGAGCCGACTGTTACGGCTTGCAGCTGTCACGTCCACAAATCAGGATTGGTGTGCCAACTTTCCGCCCGGAATCCGCCCTGCAAAGCGGTCCTGATCTGAGGCACTGCTCTTCAAGGCCGCTCGGCACGACCCATCCACACACGATGGGGCTGATGTTGGCCTACAGATATGCCTTTCATCCCATCCAATACCTGCATCTCCTACCGGGTCTAGCCAGACGGGGTCACCTGCGGATAGAGCCAGCGCAGGAAAACGAGGAAAAGGCCAATCACTGTGGCCGTGCTGGTGGTCAGAAAAGCGACGATCACTGTGCTGTCCAGCTTGAACGGGCGCCCATCCAACTCCCCCCAACCGGCCGCCAGCGTCAGCACGATGTCGGCCGCCAGCCACCCCGCCGACAGCAGAAACACGATGGCCCCCACCCCCAGGCGCAGCCAGCGCTGATCCACAGCCTCGCGGTACCGCAGTTCACGGGTGCGGCGTTCCAGTTCGGCCTGGGTGGGCAGGTCGCGCCGTTCGGCTTCCAGGCTGTGCTGCACGGTGCGCGCAATGGTGGTGGCCGCTGGGCTCGGCGCGGAGTCAGTGGGCGGCGCAGGGTCGGTCACAGGGCAGGGTTCAGGCGCTGCGGGCCAGGGCTGTGTAGTACTCGCGCGTGACCTGGTCAGGAATCAGGTCGGTGGGCTGGCCGTACACCTGAGACCACGGGCTACCGCTGCGGTGCGTCAGGCGAGAGAGTTCCAGACCGTCCATGCGGCCATACGCCTCCCAGACGCTACGAATCACGTCGCTGGCTTCGGGGTCGCCGCTCAGCTCCGGTTCGCCCGGCGCCACGGGCAGCGCGTCCTCAATGGGCCGGGTGCCGCGTTCGCCCCACAGCTGCCACAGCCGCCGCACCACCGGCCCACCCCGCCACGCATGCACCGTGTTGTACATCAGGGGCCGGCCCAGCAGCGCCAGGGTAAACCCGTGGGCGATAAAGACCAGCTTATGCACCTGCATCTGGGTCAGGGCGCGGCCCTCCTGACGGGCCAGACCCAGAAAGGCGTTCGCCACCACCTCGGCGGCGTACCCGGTGCGCTGGGGATTATCGATGGCGATGGTCATGGCCTGGGCCCTCCCTTCTGTCCTCAGCGTAACACAGCCGCTGCTGGCACGGCCGTTCTGGCTTTCTTTGAATCTCCAATTTTAGCCTTGGAAGGACGTACTCTTCGCCCTGTTTGGATAACGCCGTGGTCGCAAATCACTAGAGGCCGTGCCCGGCTTAGTCCAGGCGGCCCAGGTAGGCGTACGTGCGGTAGATCAGCGTGACCTCGCCAGCCTGCGCGTGAGCATCAAAGGCCGTGTCCAGGGCCGCTGTCAGGGCTGGAAAGTCAGGCGAGTCAGGGGCCGGCAGATAATTGACGCTGCCGGCCAGCGCGTGGAGGCGCTCCCGGGTCAGCGCATGGGCCTGCTCAAACATCTGGGTGTCAAAGCCGCCGGGCAGCAGCGCGGGCAGCCGGTCCTCAGGGACGCGGTTGGCGGTGTCGGGGGTACCGGCCGCCAGAAAGGGGCGCACCACCGCGCCGTAGGCGGGGTTAAAACCCTCCTCTAAGCCGCGCCAGTCATTCCAGACCAGCAGCACCTGCCCACCGGGGCGCAGCACACGCTGCCACTCCTGCACTGTCGGCACCGGGTCAAACCAGTGCGCGGCCTGGGCAGCCGTGATGAGTGCGGCCGAGGCATCCGGCAGCCCCATCGCTTCGGAGGTACCGGCCTGCACGCGCAGGCGGCCCTCGGTCACTGCGTCCTCCAGGCTGGTCTGCAAGACAGCGCGCATCCCTGCGTTGGGTTCAATGGCCGTCACCGTGGCCCCGCCGGCCAAGAGCACGCGGGTAAACAGACCTGTACCGGCGCCCAGGTCGGCTACCGGGCGGCGCAACAGGCCCGTGCCGCGCAGCCAGGCCCCCAGAGCCGCTGGGTAACCGGGGCGGCCCTGGGCATAGGCGGCGGCGCGGCCATCAAAGCGGTCAGCGTGGCTCATGGGGAAGTCTCTGGCACGCGCGCAGCGGGGACAGGCGCCGGGGCCAAGGTGACCGCAGTCGGTGGCGGGGAGGGCCGGGCGGCAGGGGCCACTCCCCGCCGCGCCGCAGGCAGGCGACCTGCCGGGCGCCACGCACTCGCCACGAAAAACACCAGGCCGGACAGCCCTCCGGCCACCAGCAGAAACCACAGCAGGCGCCCCAGCACCCCCGCCGTGCCCACGATAAAGGCACCCAGGCCAGTCAGCAGTTGCCCCACCAACCACACAGCCGCCAGCGCCGTGACCGCCAGCAGCACCACCCCCGCCAGGGCCAGCAGCAGGCGGGTCACGCCGCGCACCCAGCCTGGGTGGCAAGAGGGGGGCAGGTCATGGGGCGCAGTCTAGCAGCGGGCCGCCCCCGCCTGACGGCCTACACCGCTGCCTGCCGGCCAGTGACACCTCTGGCCGCTGGCCCTGCTTTACCCTGAACAGCTGTGAAGACGCTGGAAACCGAGCTCTTGGTGGTGGGCGGCGGGGTGGCGGGGGCCTACGCCGCGCTGACAGCCCGCAGTTATGGCGCCGACGTGCTGCTGGCCTGCAAGGGCGCGCTGGTCGGCGGCTCGACCCGGTGGGCGCAGGGCGGTATTGCAGCGCCCCTGGGCCTGTACGACGAGGCCGCGCACGCCGCCGACACCATGACCGCCGGACGCGGCCTGTGCGAGCCGGAGACCGTCATGACCTTCGTCAAGGAGGCCCAGGCCCATGTGGACACCCTGCGTGACCTGGGCGTGAGCTTTTCGCCGCACCGCACGCTGGAAGGGGGGCACAGCCGCCCCCGAATCCGGCACACGGGCGACGCCACTGGCCACGCGGTCAGCCTGGCGCTCAGTCAGGCGCTGCGCGCCGGCCACGGCCCCGCCCTGAATCTCCAAGAAGGCGCCTTTGTGCAGAGCCTGCGGCATGCGGGCGGCCGCATCGTCGGCGCCAACCTGCTGACGCCACAGGGGCCGCTGCGCGTCCGGGCCGGCGCCGTGCTGCTGGCCACCGGCGGCTTTGGGCGCCTGTTCGGCGTGACCACGGCCCCGCCCGAAGGCACCGGCGACGGCCTGGGGCTGGCCTGGGCGGTCGGCGCGGCGCTGCGCGACCTGGAATTCGTGCAGTTTCACCCGACGGCCGTGGTACGCGGCGACGAGGCCCGGCTGGTCACCGAGGCGGCGCGCGGCGAGGGCGGTCACCTGCTCAGTGCCTCTGAGGAGCGCTTTATGGCCCGCTATGACGAGGCGCTGGAACTGGCCCCGCGCGACGTGGTGGCCCGCGCCATCGCCGCCGAGCGCGCCGCGACGGGCGCCGTCTTCCTGGACCTGCGCCACCTGGGTGAGGCCTTTGTCCACGCGCGCTTTCCCACCGTCACGGGGGCGCTGCGGCCCTGGGGGCTGGACCTGGGCCGCGACCTCATTCCGGTGCAGCCAGCGGTGCATTACACAATGGGCGGCGTCCTGACCGACGTGCAGGGCCGCGCCAGCGTGCCAGGGCTGTATGCGGCGGGCGAGGTGGCCTCCAGCGGTCTGCACGGCGCCAACCGGCTGGCCAGCAACAGTCTCTCGGAGGGGCTGGTGTTTGGCGCGCGCGCGGCCAGAGCAGCCCTGGCCGAACTGAAAACCCCCCAGACAGAGGGCGAGGCCCCATCCATGCCCACCGTCAACCCGGCGGCGCTGCCCCGCCTGCGCGCCGTGATGGACTCGGCCGCCGGCCTGCACCGCACCGCGCCGGGTCTGCAGCAGGCGCTGGACGCCTGGGGTTGGCCGGCTGGCCCCGAAACCACCCGCGCCAGTCTGGAGGCTGGGCACCTGGCGACCATCGGGGGCCTGCTGCTGCGCTCGGCCCTGGCCCGCCAGGAGTCGCGCGGCGGGCACCACCGCAGCGACTTCCCAGCCGAAGGACCCCCGGAGCACACGGTGGCGCAGCGCCGCTCTGACGGCTCGGTCAGCCTGGAATCTGTCCCAGTGCAAGCCGCCGTCCTCGTGGGCCAGCAACCGTGACCCAGCGGCCGCCGTTCCCGAGTTCTGAACAGGCGCCGAACAAATGCGCTAGGGTTCAGCGCGTGATTTCCCGCACAAGCCTTCCCCCTCTGTCCCCGTGCTTGGCATGTTGAGTCTGGACGAGCGCCTGCGCGCCGCCCTAGCCGAGGACATCGGGCGCGGCGACGCCACCACGCTGGCCACGATTGCCGAGAGCCAGCAGGCCCGCGCTGAATTCCTGCTCAAAGAAGACGGTGTGCTAAGCGGCTTAATGGTGGCTGCCCGCGTGTTTGCGCTGGTAGACGAGCGGGTGACCGTGCACTGGACCGCTCAGGACGGCGAGCGGCGGGGGCGCGGCATCATCGGCACCCTGAGCGGCCCCGCGCGCAGCCTGCTGACCGGCGAGCGGCTAGCCCTGAACCTGCTGCAGCGCTTAAGCGGCGTCGCCACCCAGACGCGGCGCTACGTGGAGGCGCTGGGGCCTGGCCGGACACGCCTGCTGGACACCCGCAAGACCACGCCGCTGTGGCGCGACCTGGAAAAGCAGGCGGTCCGGCACGGCGGGGGCCTGAACCACCGCGCGGGCCTGGACGACGGTCTGCTGATCAAGGACAACCATGTGGCCGCCGCTGGCGGCATCGCCGAGGCTATTCGCCGCGCCCGTGACTACGCCTACCTTTTGAAAGTGGAATGCGAGGTGCCGGACCTCCCCGGCCTGGAAGAAGCCCTGCGGGCCGGCGCCGACCGCGTGCTACTGGACAACATGGACGACGCGCTGCTGGCCGAGGCGGTGGCCCTGCGCAGCAGCTTGGCCCCCCACGTCACCCTGGAAGCCAGCGGCAACATGACCCTGGAACGCCTGCCGCGCGTGGCCCAGAGTGGCGTGGACTACGTCAGCGCCGGCGCCCTGACCCATTCGGCGCCGGCCCTGGACATCAGCCTGAACTTTCTGCCTGAGGACCAACGATGAGCAACCCGACCGAACCGACCCCCCTCTCTTCTGCTCCGCTGGTGCCGCGCCCCCAGGTGCCGCACCGCGACCTGCTTCAGCTGACTGTGCTGCCCGATGAGGCCGAACTGCGCGCCGACATTGTGCGGCTGCGGGCCGAGAACAAAGCGGTGATCCTGGCTCACAACTACCAGCGGCCCGAGGTGCAAGGCATTGCCGACTTCGTGGGCGATTCGCTGGGCCTCTCGCGGATGGCCGCCAGGACCGACGCCGACGTGATTGTTTTTGCAGGCGTGCACTTTATGGCTGAAACCGCTGCCATCCTGAACCCGGAGAAAACGGTGCTGCTGCCCGATCTGCGCGCAGGCTGCTCGCTGGCCGACACCGTGACGGCACAGGGCATCCGCGACTGGAAGGCCGAGAACCCCGGCGGCCTGGTGGTGACCTACGTGAACACCACCGCCGACGTGAAAGCCGTTTCGGACTACTGCTGCACCAGCGGCAACGCCGTGCAGATTGTGCAGAGCCTGCCAGAGGGCGTGCCCGTCCTGTTCGCCCCAGACCGGTTTCTGGCGGCGCATGTCATCCGCGAAACCGGGCGGCAGATGGACGTATGGGATGGGGCCTGCCACGTTCACGAGGCCATTCGCCCTGAAGACGTGCAGGGCCAGCAGGCCGCCTACCCAGACGCCGAGCTGCTGATTCACCCCGAATGCGGCTGCTCCAGCCGGATTCTCAGTGCCATTCCAGACCTCCAGCTCTACTCTACCGAGGGCATGATTGGCCGCGCCAGGACCAGCGCCGCGCAGGAATTCATTGTGGTCACCGAAACGGGCATGGTCACGCGCCTTGAGCACGATGTGCCGGACAAGACCTTTATTCCGGTCAGCCGCACCGCCTGCTGCGAGTACATGAAGATGATTACCCTGGAGAACATCCGCGACAGCCTGCTGAACTTGCAGCCGCGTGTCACCGTGCCTGAGGACATTCGCGCACAGGCCCTGAAACCGATTGAGCGCATGCTGGCGATTGGCTGAAGAGGCAGAAAGGCAACCTAGACGTGCCGACTGCACTGCTCAATCTGGCCTGATCTCACCACCCAGAGCGGTTGGGTGCTTCTCCCTCAAACGCTTTGAGACGAACGAAGTGAGTGTCCACAGCAGACAGGAACCCAGGGGGTTGTTGGCCCCAGAGTGGAACTGGCAACCGCTGTGGAACACGTGTTGCTCCTCTTCCACTTGAACTGCTCTGGGCAACAAGGCAACAGACAACCGTGCTAGTCCTCGGCCTCCTGCCTGGGCATTTGCAGAGCAGGCCACCCCACCACCAGTAAGCCGATACCCAGCAGCACCAGCAGCGCGCCGGGCAACAGCAACAACATCAGCGTTTCTGTTCCGCCAAACAAGGCTCCAAAGACGCGAATGACCGACACACTGGTTTCGAAGTCAGCGGCCTGCTGGCCCAAGTCAGACAGCATCAAACCCAGGGCACCCACAAAGAGGCCCAGCGCCACCAGAGCAATCCCCGCAGCGAACGCACACATCAGGGCCACCGTAGCGCGCGGCACAGCGGCCTGCGACCGCACTTGCGGCAAGTCTGGTCATCAAAAAACGGGCGGAGGCTTTCACGCCCCCGCCCGCTCAATCAGCTTTTCTGGCTTACGCCTTTGCAGCCTTCATGTTCTCGATGATGCGGTCGGCAAACTCGCTGGTCTTCACTTCGGTGGCACCTTCCATGCTGCGTGCGAAGTCGTAGGTCACAGCCTTCTGCTGAATGGTGGCGTCTAGCCCCTTCAGAATCAGGTCGGCGGCCTCGGTCCAGCCCATGTAGCGCAGCATCATCTCGCCCGACAGAATGACCGAGGAGGGGTTGATGACGTTCTTGCCCGCGTACTTGGGCGCGGTGCCGTGGGTGGCCTCGAAGATCGCGTGGCCCGTCACGTAGTTGATGTTGGCGCCGGGCGCGATGCCGATGCCGCCGACCTGCGCGGCCAGCGCGTCGCTGATGTAGTCGCCGTTCAGGTTCAGCGTGGCAATCACGTCGTAGTCGGTGGGGCGCAGCAGAATCTGCTGGAGGAAGTTGTCGGCAATCACGTCCTTGATGACGATGCCGTTCGGCAGCTGCAGCCAGGGGCCACCGTCCAGTTCCACGGCGCCGAATTCACGCTTGGCCAGTTCATAGCCCCAGTCGCGGAAGCCGCCTTCGGTGAACTTCATGATGTTGCCCTTGTGCACCAGCGCCACGCTCTTGCGGCCGTTCTCCACGGCGTACTCAATCGCGGCGCGCACCAGCCGCTCGGTGCCTTCTTTGGACACGGGCTTGATGCCAAAGGAGCTGCTTTCGGGGAAACGGATCTTTTTGACGCCCATCTCGCGGGTCAGGAAGCCGCGCATCTTGTCGGCCTCGTCAGTGCCGGCCTTGTACTCAATGCCCGCGTAGATGTCCTCGGTGTTTTCACGGAAGATCACCATGTCCACGTCCTGGGGGCGCTTGACCGGGCTGGGCACGCCGTCGAAGTACTGCACGGGGCGCACGCAGGCGTACAGGTCAAGCTCCTGGCGCAGCGCCACGTTAATCGAGCGGATGCCGGTGCCCACAGGCGTGGTCAGCGGCCCCTTGATACCGAACAGGTATTCATTGAAGGCGTTGACCGTGCTCTGGGGCAGCCACTCGTTTTCGCCATAGACTTCCAGGCTCTTTTCACCGGCGTAGACTTCCATCCACTCGATTTTCTTCTCACCGCCGTAAGCCACTTCAACCGCAGCGTCCAGCACCCGCACCGAGGCCTTCCAGATGTCGGGGCCGGTACCGTCGCCTTCCACGAACGGAATGATGGGGTGGTTGGGAACGGACAGCTTGCCGCCCTGCATCGTAATCTTCTCGCCCTGCGTGGGCACCTTGATGTGCTTATCCATGTCGGCCCTACTGTACTCCACGCGGCCCAATCCTGACTTTGGTGTCCGTGTTACCCGAAGGGTTTAGACGCAGTTCAAAAGGTGAGGCTGCTCAGAGGGGCGCCAGATGCCGAGAAGTCGTCACGCTACTTTCGGATAGATCGTCCCACTGACCACCGTGGACACACTCTGTCGCCACTTTAGGGAGGACTCAAGGGACCTAAAGGAGAATCAGGGAGAACGCTCCAGTTCTCCTCAAGGGCCGCTCACCTGCCGCCCACCGGAACGCGGCACTCTGGAAAAACCCATCCGGGAATCCACGCGCAGGAGGACTCTAACCCATGAGTGATAAAAGCACCGCAGGAAATATGCTGGACGCCGCTAAGGCCAAGGTCGACGAAGCTGCTGACCGTGCCCGCGAGGCCGGACACAACGTGGCCCACGCCGTGACCGGCGACGCCCACCACAAGGCCGAAGCGCTGGAAGACCGCGCCAAAGCGGAACTCCACAACACCCAGGCCCACGCGGAATACAGCGAAGGCAAGCGCGAGGCCCAGGACGGCGACGGTCACTAACGCCTGAGCCTTCACTGACCAGTGCCCCCAGCGGGCGCTGGTTTTTTGTGGCCCGGTGCAGTCAGGCCGTAGCAGGATGACCTCTATGAACCTTCTGGCTGCGGGCCTGCTGGATGACAATGGCCCCCGACAAGCGGCAGAGCGACCGCGCCACCAGTGGCCTGCGCGGCCGCCCGCAGGCAACGTCCGCAGGGAGAATCCATGAAGCTGCCTGAACAGCTGCCGCCTGGGATAGTCCTGCTGGTGTGGCATGCCAGAGCCGAGGGACAGGCCCCAGACGCGGCCTTAACCCCGGACGGTGAGACCGCCGTGCAGGACCTGGCGCGGGCCCTGGCCCACCTGCCTCTGACCCGGATCGTCAGCAGTCCCTGGCGGCGAGCTGTGCAGACGGCGCAGCCGCTGGCCGAGAGCATAGCCATGACCATCCACATAGACGAGCGCCTGACCGAGCGGGTCCTGACTGGCCGGCCGGTGGGCTGGTGGAGGGCCGGCCTCCGCTGGAGTTTCCGCGTGCCGGCTCTGCGGTTTCCGGGCGGCGAATCGGGGCGCCGGGCGCAGGCGCGCAGCCTTGCGGCCCTGGCCGACGCCCGAGACCCGAGCGGCGTAACCGTGGTGGTCACCCACGGAAACCTGATGGCGCTGGCCCTGGGGCTGACCTACGCAGAGTGGGCGGCCCTGACCAATCTAGATGTGCGGGTCTGGTCCCCGCTCACTTCACCCCAGAGCGGACGCAGGAAGTGACGGCCAAGAGCGGCTGCAGAAGTAGACATGAGAGGCGGGCCGTTTTTCCAGAGTGGAGGGGCAGCCGCGGTCAGGCTAGGCTGACGTATGACCCTGCCCGGCTTGGCCACCACCCTCAAGGATGACCGCGCCTGCGAGATCGTCACGTTGGGCCGTTCTCCCCTGACACCGCTGATAGCCGCGCTGGTAGATAGGCTGACCTACGCCCGACTGACCACGCTGCAGGCCGCAGCCGG
Proteins encoded in this window:
- the icd gene encoding NADP-dependent isocitrate dehydrogenase produces the protein MDKHIKVPTQGEKITMQGGKLSVPNHPIIPFVEGDGTGPDIWKASVRVLDAAVEVAYGGEKKIEWMEVYAGEKSLEVYGENEWLPQSTVNAFNEYLFGIKGPLTTPVGTGIRSINVALRQELDLYACVRPVQYFDGVPSPVKRPQDVDMVIFRENTEDIYAGIEYKAGTDEADKMRGFLTREMGVKKIRFPESSSFGIKPVSKEGTERLVRAAIEYAVENGRKSVALVHKGNIMKFTEGGFRDWGYELAKREFGAVELDGGPWLQLPNGIVIKDVIADNFLQQILLRPTDYDVIATLNLNGDYISDALAAQVGGIGIAPGANINYVTGHAIFEATHGTAPKYAGKNVINPSSVILSGEMMLRYMGWTEAADLILKGLDATIQQKAVTYDFARSMEGATEVKTSEFADRIIENMKAAKA
- a CDS encoding histidine phosphatase family protein, whose translation is MKLPEQLPPGIVLLVWHARAEGQAPDAALTPDGETAVQDLARALAHLPLTRIVSSPWRRAVQTAQPLAESIAMTIHIDERLTERVLTGRPVGWWRAGLRWSFRVPALRFPGGESGRRAQARSLAALADARDPSGVTVVVTHGNLMALALGLTYAEWAALTNLDVRVWSPLTSPQSGRRK